In Halalkalibaculum roseum, a single window of DNA contains:
- a CDS encoding TolC family protein has translation MTRYIRWALLLALFPALVHAQSSTISLDEAVELFEQNSLQQELSRYERLRRQGEAIRYKAYPNPSFSVNREQLNAGIVEYHETTYMVSQPIQLLGQPFLRNRSASKSQKAAELQFEYDRLQLIRQVKSLYTEYWQLSRKLEIHNQALDVIRKARSAAKARQAEGSFSGLQVQRFNVELSRYRKQRDEVQLNREQAGKQLATYLFSGQELDTRIQVSDSLMVVPIDLQEQTLIQYALANRADLAALNEMVDASELQYKVEKRDRLPDLNLNVGYKEQSDGAEGFVIGGSLKLPIFNRNRGNVTITQAQARSFQTDLTLKQQAVRNQVSTAFKRVEMVFDRWQAMQEEAMDVSMLGAARAAYQQGRYSLVELLDATRAYIDGKAMVYETIADYNQALFELNVQSAGRISNSQNK, from the coding sequence ATGACAAGGTATATTCGGTGGGCCCTATTGCTGGCATTATTTCCGGCGTTGGTCCATGCACAATCTTCAACTATTTCGCTTGACGAAGCCGTCGAGCTTTTTGAACAAAACAGTCTTCAGCAAGAACTCTCCCGCTATGAACGCTTACGCAGGCAGGGAGAAGCGATCCGATATAAAGCATATCCCAATCCTTCATTCAGCGTAAACCGGGAGCAATTAAATGCGGGAATAGTTGAGTACCATGAAACAACCTACATGGTATCTCAACCTATTCAGTTGTTGGGTCAACCTTTTTTGCGCAATCGTAGTGCTTCCAAATCTCAAAAGGCGGCGGAGCTTCAGTTTGAATACGATCGGCTTCAACTGATCAGGCAGGTAAAATCTTTGTATACCGAATACTGGCAGCTATCTCGAAAACTGGAAATCCATAATCAGGCGCTGGATGTTATTCGCAAAGCCCGTTCGGCTGCTAAGGCTCGTCAGGCGGAAGGCAGTTTCTCCGGACTGCAGGTGCAGCGATTTAATGTAGAGCTCAGTCGTTACCGAAAACAACGGGATGAAGTCCAACTGAATCGTGAGCAGGCAGGCAAGCAACTGGCCACCTATTTGTTTTCGGGGCAAGAGTTGGATACCCGGATACAGGTTTCTGATAGCCTGATGGTCGTTCCCATCGACCTGCAGGAACAAACACTTATACAATATGCGCTTGCTAATCGGGCCGACCTTGCAGCTTTAAATGAGATGGTCGATGCCTCCGAGCTGCAGTATAAGGTTGAAAAACGAGATCGCCTGCCCGATCTGAATCTGAATGTAGGATACAAAGAACAGTCAGACGGGGCGGAAGGATTTGTCATCGGTGGGTCTTTAAAGCTCCCCATATTTAACAGGAATCGGGGTAATGTAACAATCACCCAAGCACAAGCCCGTTCGTTCCAGACCGACCTTACACTAAAACAGCAAGCGGTACGCAACCAGGTTTCAACAGCATTCAAGCGAGTTGAAATGGTATTCGACCGGTGGCAGGCGATGCAGGAGGAAGCAATGGATGTTTCAATGCTGGGAGCAGCCCGGGCTGCCTACCAACAGGGGCGATATTCGCTGGTTGAACTTCTCGATGCCACCCGGGCTTACATCGATGGAAAGGCCATGGTCTACGAAACCATAGCTGACTATAATCAGGCACTCTTTGAACTAAACGTACAATCTGCAGGACGAATTTCTAACTCTCAAAACAAATAA